Below is a window of Planctomycetes bacterium MalM25 DNA.
TCGGCGCTCGATCCGCTGCCGCTTCCGCCGCCAGAGCGTCCCACGCAGGAGCTGTTCGGCGGCACGAGCGGCGTGGGCTACACGTGGCACCTGAGCGTGATCAACGCCGGCTCGCCGCGCGAGTTCGTCGACGGCGAGGCGCCGATGCGTTTCGCCTCGAAGTCGACCGACGACGCCTGGAGCGGCGCCGAGCGCGACGCGGAAGCCCTGCGGAAGGCGAAGTGGCGGCTCCTGGCGAGCGACGTCGAGGACGCCGAGCTGAGCGAGTCGCTCTTCGGCTCGGAGGACGCGATCCCGGTCTCCGGCGACTGGGACGGCGACGGCGTCACGGACATCGGCGTCTTCATCGACGGCGACTGGTACCTCGACCTGGACGGCGACGGCCGCTGGAGCGCCGGTGACCTGTGGGCGCAGCTCGGATCGGAGAACGACCTACCGGTCACCGGCGACTGGGACGGCGACGGCAAGACCGACATCGGCATCTACGGCCCCGCCTGGCCCCGCGACCCGCACGCCGTGCGGCACGAGCCCGGCCTGCCGGACGCGGAGAACTTCCCCGGACCGATCGCCGGCAAGGCGAAGAACGTCCCGCCGATCGAAGAAGAAGCGACCAGCGGCGCCCGCTTGCTGGCGAAGCTGCGGGCGTCCATCGGCCAGCGTCGCACGGACCTGATCGATCACGTCTTCCACTTCGGCGCGCCGGGCGACGCCCCGGTCGCGGGCGACTGGAACGGCGACGGCATCCGCACGATCGGCGTTTACCGCGACGGTTACTGGACGCTCGACACGAACGGCGACGGCCGCCTCGACGACACGGATCGTCAGGTCGCCCTCGGCCGACCCGGCGACACGCCCCTGGTGGGCGACTTCGACGGCAACGGCGTTGATGACCTGGGCGTTTACCGCGGCGGCGTCTGGTTCATCGATCCGGACGGCGACGGCGAGCTCGAAGAGCTCCGCTTCGCGGCGACCGATCAGGCCCTCGCGGAGACCGTCGAGGGCAAACCGATCGTGGGCGACTGGGACGGCGACGGGAGCGACGAGCCCGCTGTCTACAGCCCGGCCGACGGCGCCGAAGAGCCGGATGTCCGCGTGTCGCAGCGCAAGGCGGGCTGAGCCGTTCCTTGAGCCGCAGGCGCTAGCCTCGGGCACCGCCTTAGGACGCCTTCAGCTCGGTCATCTCCGCCTTCAGCTGCGTGATCTGTTGCTCCAGCTGGGTGACCTCGTTGGGGTCGTCCATCTGCTGCTTCGCGCCGTTGAGCTGCTGCTGCAAGTGATCGAGTTTCTTGCGGATCACTTCGAGGCGTTTCTTGGCTTTCTTGTCCATAGCGAGATGAGTCACTCGGTGATATCGATCGGGTCGTCGGCGAAGGCGGGCGCCTCGTCGGCGGTGGGGACGGACACGCGGGCGTCGGGCAGATCGCGGAACGATCGGAGCATGCCGCCCAGCAAGAAGATGAGCAGGCCGAGCGCCAGGGCGAGGTTGAGCCACTTCCGCAGCGAGCCCCGCATCTTGTCGGCGAGCGTCGTCTTGCCCGCGACGAACGCCATGATCGCCATCAGGCCGATCGCTAGCAAGAACTTGGCGCCGAACAGCGGGTGATAAAGGCCCGGCAGGTTCTTGTAACCGATCATCACGAGCACCAAGTTGTACGTGCCGCTGATCAGCAGCAGCCCGGTGCAAGCTCCCACGCAGGCCGCCCACGCCTTCCGTCGGCCGGCGAAGAGGGCCGCCTCGGCGTCGCCGTCCGGCTCGGCGGGGGCGAGGACGAAACGCATGTAGATCAGCCCCCCGAGCAGCGTCGCGGCGCTGGTCGTGTGGATCACCCGCGAGAGCAGTCCCAGGAAGTAACCGCCATCCATCGTCAGCGCGGCGTCGGCGAGCAGGGGGGCTTCCATAGCGGTTCTCCGAGGGCAAGGGCTGGAAAGGGATCGTAGGAGCCCGGGCTCCAGCCGTCCACGGGGCAAGAGCCCAACAGTCGTGCGAACTCGGCTACGCAGAGCCCCAAGAGACGCAGAGCCGCCATAGACCGAGTCCGGATCGCTCCAAGCCCGGATAGCCCCGACCAAGCGTGGTCGGGGTTACTCGCCCAGCACAGCTCAATCCTCCAACAGATTCAAAGCCGCTTCCTTAGAGTCAACAAGCCCATCAAGCTGGGCAGCTCGCACACGGCTCAACAGCCGCGAAAAATCGGGCCCCGGTTTTAGACCCGCTGCGATCAGGTCGGCGCCCAACAACAGGGGCTCCGGGTTCAGTCGCTCGGCCGGCCAAGCGAGGCGTTCCACGCAGAATGCTTGGACCGCGTCATCGGCGCCATCGGCTCGTCGCAGAGCGGCCAACGCAACGCCACCTTCGGCGGCGAGCAGGGGTTGGACGGCGGACCACGGCTTCGTGTCAGCGTCGTCGAGGCCGCCGTGGTGTTCGACCAGCCAGGCCGCCAGGTCGATCTCCTTGTTGGTCCAGCGGAGCGAGCGCCCGATCGCCGCGACCTCGCTCGGTTCGACCGCGCCGGCGAGCAACGCCGCCAGGGCGACGGGCGCCGTGGCGTCCGGCAGGCGTTCGAGCCGCTCCGCAGCGCGATCGAACGCTGCGGGCGCCTCCGCCAAGGGCGGCAGGACGTGCGGCAGCAGCTGAGTCTCTTTGAGCAAACGGAGCGCCCGCGGCGGGTCGGTCTCGCTCAGCATCCGCTTCACCTCAGCGCCGATCCGCTCGGGGCTTACGTCGGAGATCGCCGCCGCGTGCCGACGGATGGCGTCGGCGGTCGCCGGGTCGAGCTCGAACCGGAGCGACGCCGCGAAACGGACCGCGCGGAGCATCCGCAGGCGGTCCTCCGCGAAGCGCTCGTCCGCCACGCCGATGGCGCGAACCACCTGAGCGTTGAGGTCCTGCTCACCGCCGACGTAGTCGATCACCCGATCGTCGATCGGATCGAAGAAGAGCCCGTTGATGGTGAAGTCCCGCCGCGAGGCGTCCTCCTCGGCGGAGGTGAACTCGACGTGCCCCGGACGCCGGCCGTCCTGGTAGCCCCCCTCGGTGCGGAACGTGGCGATCTCGATCTGGCCCGCCGGCTTGGGTCCCAGCACCGTGATCACGCCGAACGCGGCGCCGACGGCGATCGTCTGGCGTTTGCCGA
It encodes the following:
- a CDS encoding tRNA nucleotidyltransferase/poly(A) polymerase, with product MSDPAAQRDFALETVRKLRDAGHEALWAGGCVRDALLGKTPKDYDVATDAPPDRVREVFGKRQTIAVGAAFGVITVLGPKPAGQIEIATFRTEGGYQDGRRPGHVEFTSAEEDASRRDFTINGLFFDPIDDRVIDYVGGEQDLNAQVVRAIGVADERFAEDRLRMLRAVRFAASLRFELDPATADAIRRHAAAISDVSPERIGAEVKRMLSETDPPRALRLLKETQLLPHVLPPLAEAPAAFDRAAERLERLPDATAPVALAALLAGAVEPSEVAAIGRSLRWTNKEIDLAAWLVEHHGGLDDADTKPWSAVQPLLAAEGGVALAALRRADGADDAVQAFCVERLAWPAERLNPEPLLLGADLIAAGLKPGPDFSRLLSRVRAAQLDGLVDSKEAALNLLED